One region of Arthrobacter sp. StoSoilB22 genomic DNA includes:
- a CDS encoding CpaF family protein, protein MNLAKRLQTVRGLEVETPGTSTPGDPWAGPATQAPDYLADSPGSGGATEDSSQALSAVKERTSSALFDRMGSRISDTTLDEAELHRYVKEELRAVIDEDDIPLTSSERQRLVQEIADDVLGLGPLQRFLDDKDVTEIMVNGADKVYVEIAGKLHLTNVHFSSEEHLRRIIERIVSKVGRRIDESSPLVDARLSDGSRVNAIIPPLAVNGSSLTIRKFGRVPLTAQNLIQLGTTSPEITELLHACVQARLNIIVSGGTGTGKTTLLNVLSSFLPSDERIVTIEDAVELQLQQSHVVRLESRPSNIEGKGEIAIRDLVRNSLRMRPDRIVVGEVRGGEALDMLQAMNTGHDGSISTVHANSPRDAIARLETLVLMAGMDLPLRAIREQISSAVNLVVQISRLRDGTRRITHVTEVQGMEGDVVTLQDAFTFDYSAGMDANGRFLGKPVPTGVRPRFVDHFADLGIYLSPAVFGSVHTGGGQR, encoded by the coding sequence GTGAACCTCGCAAAACGCCTTCAAACGGTCCGTGGACTTGAAGTTGAGACGCCTGGAACATCAACGCCGGGAGATCCGTGGGCCGGACCGGCAACGCAAGCCCCGGATTATCTCGCCGATTCGCCGGGGTCCGGAGGAGCCACCGAGGACTCCAGCCAGGCCTTGTCTGCGGTCAAGGAACGTACCAGCAGCGCCTTGTTTGACCGCATGGGCTCCCGGATCTCGGATACCACACTCGATGAAGCCGAGCTGCACCGCTATGTCAAAGAGGAACTCCGCGCCGTCATCGACGAGGACGATATCCCCCTCACGTCCTCGGAAAGGCAACGGCTGGTTCAGGAAATCGCTGACGACGTGCTTGGCCTGGGGCCGCTACAGCGTTTCCTTGACGACAAGGACGTCACCGAAATCATGGTGAACGGCGCAGATAAGGTCTACGTGGAAATTGCAGGAAAACTCCATTTAACCAATGTTCATTTCTCGTCCGAAGAGCACCTACGCAGAATCATTGAGCGGATCGTCTCAAAAGTTGGCCGCCGCATCGACGAGTCCTCACCTCTGGTGGACGCGCGGCTTTCGGATGGGTCCCGTGTCAACGCGATCATTCCGCCGCTGGCCGTCAATGGATCGTCGCTGACTATCCGTAAGTTTGGGCGCGTCCCTCTAACGGCCCAGAATCTCATCCAGTTGGGAACTACGAGCCCCGAGATCACGGAACTCCTTCATGCATGTGTACAGGCCCGGCTGAACATCATCGTCTCCGGCGGTACTGGAACGGGAAAGACAACTCTCCTTAATGTCCTTTCGTCCTTCCTGCCCTCCGATGAGCGCATCGTCACCATCGAAGACGCAGTGGAGTTGCAACTCCAGCAATCACATGTGGTTCGTTTGGAAAGCCGCCCCAGCAACATCGAAGGCAAGGGCGAAATCGCCATCCGGGACCTGGTTCGCAATTCGCTGCGCATGCGCCCGGACAGGATCGTGGTGGGCGAGGTTCGTGGCGGCGAAGCCTTGGACATGCTTCAGGCAATGAACACCGGCCATGATGGATCCATCTCCACTGTTCACGCGAATTCGCCACGGGACGCCATTGCACGCCTCGAGACGTTGGTGCTTATGGCTGGAATGGATTTGCCCCTCAGGGCGATCCGCGAGCAGATCTCGTCCGCCGTGAACCTGGTGGTTCAGATCTCTCGGCTGCGCGATGGAACCCGCCGAATCACCCACGTGACAGAAGTCCAGGGCATGGAAGGTGACGTTGTTACCTTGCAGGATGCTTTCACGTTCGACTACTCGGCAGGCATGGACGCCAACGGGAGGTTCCTTGGGAAGCCCGTTCCTACAGGGGTGCGGCCACGGTTCGTGGACCACTTCGCGGACCTTGGAATCTACTTGTCGCCGGCGGTCTTTGGCAGCGTGCACACTGGCGGTGGTCAGCGATGA
- a CDS encoding TadE/TadG family type IV pilus assembly protein, with translation MRRLKHGDPERGAVAPMTAMLMVALLGMTAFAVDVAMMYSEHAQLQNGADSSAIGIAQACAKSAGSADCVSPASTATTLAGLNALDGVSNAPVATVNLATGTVDVTTQSRNVSGDNHFSLVFARALGVQTADIKATAQAKFGGFSATDAIPLTFSQCEADPGFTKGLQFFPVHGTKLSDDPDYACKHQSSSGFELPGGFGWLKHPGATCTVHVDIDDPWVEANEGNDFDSTCSSAFASWEAKLKAGKPVELLIPIFETACPVKKGTGTNPCASSPYKKSFKIEAFAQISLRGWHLTGGGPTYMTSDASALQKSLGLKNSDTGLFGTFIKKVSLTEAATLGGPTTYGALGVQLTE, from the coding sequence ATGCGGCGGCTGAAGCACGGTGATCCCGAACGCGGTGCTGTTGCTCCCATGACGGCCATGCTGATGGTGGCGCTGCTGGGAATGACCGCCTTCGCCGTGGACGTGGCCATGATGTACTCCGAGCATGCTCAACTGCAGAATGGCGCCGACTCGTCGGCAATAGGCATCGCCCAGGCTTGCGCCAAGAGTGCAGGCTCTGCGGACTGCGTGTCGCCCGCATCCACAGCTACCACCTTGGCAGGACTGAATGCCCTGGACGGTGTCAGCAATGCGCCGGTGGCAACGGTGAATCTGGCCACCGGAACCGTTGATGTCACTACCCAATCCCGCAACGTATCCGGTGACAATCATTTCAGCTTGGTGTTCGCTCGGGCACTGGGTGTCCAGACGGCGGATATCAAGGCCACCGCCCAAGCCAAATTCGGTGGCTTTTCCGCAACGGATGCAATACCGCTGACTTTCTCGCAATGTGAAGCGGACCCGGGTTTCACTAAAGGCCTTCAGTTCTTCCCGGTCCACGGGACCAAGTTGTCCGATGACCCGGATTACGCGTGTAAGCATCAGTCTTCGTCCGGCTTCGAGCTTCCCGGCGGTTTCGGTTGGCTCAAACATCCCGGTGCTACGTGCACCGTACATGTGGACATTGATGATCCGTGGGTGGAGGCCAACGAGGGCAACGACTTCGATTCCACATGCAGCTCGGCCTTCGCATCCTGGGAGGCCAAGCTCAAAGCCGGCAAGCCTGTGGAACTCCTGATTCCCATTTTTGAAACTGCCTGCCCGGTGAAGAAGGGTACGGGAACCAACCCCTGCGCTTCTTCTCCGTATAAGAAGTCCTTCAAGATCGAGGCCTTTGCCCAGATCTCACTCCGAGGATGGCATCTGACAGGCGGCGGACCGACCTACATGACGTCCGATGCCTCGGCGCTCCAGAAGTCTCTTGGCCTCAAGAACAGCGATACCGGGCTGTTCGGCACCTTCATCAAGAAAGTAAGTCTGACGGAAGCCGCAACTCTGGGCGGCCCCACCACGTACGGCGCCTTGGGCGTCCAACTCACCGAGTAG
- a CDS encoding type II secretion system F family protein: protein MNVIAWASVALIVIPIAFMAWAFISVDRAGLATVRANLSRSAGIATELGAQSSSFNLQRLGARLTPKGYTIWLDKLLAKLGRPAGMPLGRLLILKPALALAAGLVGLLFFLRAPSGPGFVLYLAGVSLVYFIPDLLIHGRAAERQKAIQMELPNSLDQMLISVEAGLGFEGAMARAGQNGSGPLAMEMLRTLQDMQAGRSRKEAYIALAERVDVYDLRAFVGAIVQADTYGIAIANVLRTQAKQMRIKRRQRAEEQAMKLPVKVLFPLMFCILPVLFIVIMGPAVINVMTNLAGTF, encoded by the coding sequence ATGAACGTTATTGCATGGGCGTCCGTCGCCTTGATCGTCATCCCCATCGCTTTCATGGCGTGGGCCTTCATTTCAGTTGATCGTGCCGGCCTGGCGACTGTTAGAGCCAACTTGAGCCGAAGCGCCGGGATAGCAACGGAGCTGGGAGCACAGTCATCATCATTCAACCTCCAACGCCTCGGAGCAAGGCTCACCCCCAAGGGCTACACCATCTGGTTGGACAAGCTGCTGGCCAAATTGGGCCGACCAGCGGGAATGCCCCTTGGGCGCCTTCTCATCCTCAAGCCGGCGTTGGCCCTGGCAGCAGGGCTCGTAGGCCTGCTGTTCTTTCTGCGGGCACCATCCGGCCCGGGCTTCGTGCTCTATCTGGCAGGGGTCTCGTTGGTGTATTTCATTCCGGACCTGCTCATCCACGGCCGGGCAGCCGAGCGGCAGAAGGCCATCCAGATGGAGCTTCCCAACAGCCTGGACCAGATGCTGATCTCCGTGGAAGCTGGCCTTGGTTTTGAAGGTGCCATGGCAAGGGCCGGACAAAACGGTTCGGGACCGCTCGCTATGGAAATGCTCCGTACGCTGCAGGACATGCAGGCAGGAAGAAGCCGCAAGGAGGCCTACATTGCCCTGGCCGAACGTGTTGACGTTTACGACCTGCGGGCCTTCGTTGGGGCCATAGTCCAGGCAGACACCTACGGGATCGCGATCGCCAATGTCCTTCGTACACAAGCCAAGCAAATGCGTATCAAGCGTCGGCAGAGGGCAGAAGAGCAGGCCATGAAACTGCCGGTAAAGGTTCTCTTCCCCCTGATGTTTTGCATCCTTCCGGTGCTCTTCATCGTCATCATGGGTCCGGCCGTCATCAACGTAATGACTAACCTTGCCGGAACGTTCTAG
- the rplQ gene encoding 50S ribosomal protein L17: MPTPTKGPRLGGGPAHERLMLANLAAALFEHKRITTTVTKAKRLKPYAERLVTFAKRGDLASRRRVLGLISDKGVVHELFTDIAGAVANRDGGYTRITKIGNRKGDNAPMAVIELVLEPVSPKQAVVAEATNAAAKAAPAAEAPAAEEEVVETEAAETEEAPAAEAEAAEAEAAETEEAPAAEDKK; encoded by the coding sequence ATGCCTACCCCCACTAAGGGTCCGCGCCTCGGAGGCGGCCCGGCTCACGAGCGCCTGATGCTCGCGAACCTGGCAGCTGCTCTCTTTGAGCACAAGCGCATCACCACCACGGTCACCAAGGCCAAGCGCCTCAAGCCGTACGCAGAGCGTCTGGTCACCTTCGCCAAGCGTGGCGACCTCGCTTCCCGCCGCCGCGTTCTCGGCCTGATCAGCGACAAGGGCGTTGTCCACGAGCTGTTCACCGACATCGCCGGCGCTGTTGCTAACCGCGATGGTGGCTACACCCGCATCACCAAGATCGGCAACCGCAAGGGCGACAACGCTCCCATGGCTGTCATCGAGCTCGTTCTCGAGCCGGTTTCCCCCAAGCAGGCTGTAGTTGCTGAAGCAACCAACGCTGCTGCCAAGGCTGCTCCGGCCGCCGAAGCTCCGGCTGCTGAAGAAGAGGTTGTAGAGACCGAAGCTGCTGAAACCGAAGAGGCTCCGGCCGCTGAGGCAGAAGCTGCTGAGGCCGAAGCTGCTGAAACCGAAGAGGCTCCGGCCGCTGAGGACAAGAAGTAA
- the truA gene encoding tRNA pseudouridine(38-40) synthase TruA has product MNERKPAAPVMGGGGFLRVRLDLSYDGGPFNGWALQPGLRTVQGSLEEALALILQRPIRVTVAGRTDAGVHARGQVVHLDLTEAEWLSLPRGHELDPAVALLRRLRGALSRILGDLTGSIEVHDAGLAPEGFDARFSALWRRYSYRIADGPGRWDPVLRGITLWHKTPLDVELMNHGAHSLLGLQDFRSYCKPREGATTIRELQQFSFDRGSDGVIVATVQADAFCHNMVRSLVGSALRVGEGLETPRWLHSRLLERQRDAKSVLAAPHPLVLEEVAYPSDSELLARAELTRARRE; this is encoded by the coding sequence ATGAACGAACGAAAACCCGCTGCCCCCGTTATGGGGGGCGGCGGGTTTTTGCGTGTCCGGCTTGATCTTTCCTACGACGGCGGCCCGTTCAACGGGTGGGCCCTGCAGCCCGGTCTTCGCACCGTTCAAGGATCGCTTGAAGAAGCTTTGGCGCTCATCCTGCAACGCCCGATTCGCGTGACGGTTGCCGGTAGGACCGACGCCGGCGTCCATGCCCGGGGTCAGGTCGTTCACCTGGACCTGACGGAAGCCGAGTGGCTGTCACTGCCGCGTGGGCACGAACTCGATCCCGCCGTCGCGCTTTTGCGCCGACTCCGCGGCGCTTTGAGCCGCATTCTCGGCGATCTGACGGGGTCCATTGAAGTGCACGACGCCGGTCTGGCGCCGGAAGGTTTCGACGCCCGCTTCTCAGCGTTGTGGCGCAGGTACAGCTACCGGATTGCCGATGGTCCGGGTCGCTGGGACCCTGTGCTGCGGGGAATCACTTTGTGGCATAAAACGCCTTTGGATGTTGAGCTCATGAATCACGGTGCGCATTCTCTGCTGGGCCTTCAGGACTTCCGCTCTTACTGCAAACCCCGCGAGGGAGCCACCACCATTCGTGAACTGCAGCAATTTTCGTTCGACCGTGGAAGCGACGGTGTCATAGTTGCCACCGTCCAGGCCGACGCGTTCTGCCACAACATGGTGCGGTCCTTGGTTGGTTCTGCGCTCCGCGTGGGGGAGGGGTTGGAAACTCCGCGTTGGCTGCACTCTCGTCTTCTGGAACGTCAACGTGACGCCAAATCAGTGCTCGCTGCTCCACATCCCCTGGTGCTTGAAGAAGTCGCCTACCCTTCCGATAGTGAGTTGCTGGCGCGGGCCGAGCTGACGCGGGCACGGCGCGAGTAG
- a CDS encoding TadE family protein, with product MRSNDKKRKKLRARKPSTSKNQSGAVAVEFALVLPIFLVLVLGIFEFGRAFNIQISLSEAAREAARYAAIHQSDSTYTVGDAQAAGVAAAPSVDLDPGDIAITSTGTNPCNVEVTISYSTPWMTGFPGLVPGMPAELAISGTGVMRCGG from the coding sequence ATGAGATCTAACGATAAGAAGAGGAAAAAGCTCCGCGCACGGAAGCCCTCCACATCCAAGAACCAGTCCGGTGCCGTTGCGGTTGAATTTGCATTGGTGTTGCCCATATTCCTCGTGCTGGTACTGGGAATTTTTGAGTTCGGCCGCGCATTCAACATCCAGATTTCCTTGTCTGAAGCCGCCCGGGAAGCCGCCCGATATGCAGCCATTCACCAGTCGGACTCCACCTACACCGTGGGCGATGCGCAGGCGGCGGGTGTGGCTGCGGCACCGTCGGTGGACCTCGACCCCGGCGACATTGCCATTACGTCAACCGGAACCAACCCTTGCAACGTGGAAGTCACCATCTCCTACAGCACGCCGTGGATGACCGGTTTTCCCGGGCTTGTACCTGGAATGCCGGCCGAACTAGCCATCTCAGGGACAGGAGTCATGCGATGCGGCGGCTGA
- a CDS encoding type II secretion system F family protein, which yields MTATNPLLLIAGVLLGFSALAIGLFLIPRSRNSTIALSRRRPDSGPQESVLTRVTNSAVAMVDGSVSASRASGTRILLEQAGSRMRPADYVLLVICATFTGAVLGFILGGVLVAILFGIIVPIGARMVLSIMTSRRRAQFEAQLGDTLQMLSGSMRAGHSLLRAVDAVAQEAQSTTKEEFARIVGEVRLGRDLRDALLDAASRLHSEDFLWATQAIEIHREVGGDLAEVLDHVAETIRERSQIKGQVRALSAEGRMSAYVLIALPTGMFLYLSLANGTYIQPLFTHPLGWIMLVAAIVLLGLGTFWLSRVVKIKF from the coding sequence ATGACCGCCACCAACCCGCTCCTGCTCATAGCCGGCGTGCTTCTCGGATTCTCCGCTCTGGCGATCGGGCTGTTCCTCATCCCCAGGTCGAGGAACTCAACGATTGCGTTGTCCCGGCGCCGTCCGGACTCGGGCCCACAGGAATCCGTCCTGACCCGAGTGACGAATTCCGCTGTGGCCATGGTGGATGGTTCGGTTTCTGCAAGCCGGGCTTCAGGAACCAGGATTTTGCTTGAACAGGCCGGCTCGCGGATGAGACCAGCGGACTACGTTCTTTTGGTCATCTGCGCCACGTTCACTGGCGCCGTTCTAGGCTTCATCCTTGGCGGCGTCTTGGTGGCGATTCTCTTCGGAATCATCGTGCCCATCGGCGCACGCATGGTTCTGAGCATTATGACCTCCCGACGCAGGGCCCAGTTCGAGGCTCAACTGGGTGACACGTTGCAAATGCTGTCCGGCAGCATGCGGGCCGGCCACAGCTTGCTCCGGGCGGTGGATGCTGTTGCCCAAGAGGCCCAGTCAACTACCAAGGAAGAATTTGCCAGGATCGTGGGAGAAGTTCGCCTGGGTCGCGACTTGCGTGACGCCCTCTTGGACGCGGCCTCGCGTCTCCATAGCGAGGACTTCCTCTGGGCGACGCAGGCCATCGAAATTCACCGCGAAGTGGGCGGCGACTTGGCTGAAGTCCTGGACCATGTGGCCGAGACGATCCGTGAACGGTCCCAAATCAAGGGGCAAGTCAGGGCACTCAGCGCTGAAGGACGTATGTCCGCCTATGTGCTCATAGCGCTGCCGACTGGCATGTTCCTGTACCTCAGCCTTGCGAACGGGACGTACATCCAGCCGTTGTTCACCCATCCCCTGGGTTGGATCATGCTGGTGGCCGCAATAGTCCTTTTGGGGTTGGGCACCTTCTGGCTCAGCCGCGTGGTCAAGATCAAGTTTTAG
- a CDS encoding AAA family ATPase, producing MSRFLVITADVEFEKRVRHAASGLHGDVQSIIADYLPQGPDDVLRVLSGQLLEVLVLGPGLQADDAIRLASLFDLQYPEISVVLASTDAAEIALPAMRAGIRDLLEPSADAVAIRALLERASLAAAGRRRGLGAQVDAGPQGGRIIAVMSPKGGVGKTTISTNLAIGLGRTAPMKVVIADLDLQFGDVASGLLIDPERTIADAVTGAAVQDSMVLKSYLSAHPAGIYALCAPRNPSQIEQISAEQVGHLLEQLAKEFDYVIVDTAPGLGEHVLATLERASDVVWVCGMDIPSIRGLRNGLEILDEIGLVPEQRHVVLNFADKRSGLTLVDVEATIGCPVDVTLPRSRSLPYSTNRGIPILQDGAKDVTLRGLRQLVERFKPGWEERPHKQLHRRAVVK from the coding sequence ATGAGCCGCTTTCTAGTCATCACAGCTGACGTTGAGTTTGAAAAGCGCGTCCGGCACGCTGCGTCCGGTCTGCACGGCGACGTGCAGTCCATCATTGCCGACTACTTGCCGCAGGGCCCGGACGACGTCCTACGCGTGTTGTCCGGTCAACTGCTGGAAGTCCTGGTGCTGGGCCCCGGACTGCAAGCAGACGACGCCATTCGCCTGGCCAGCCTGTTCGACCTCCAGTATCCCGAGATCAGCGTCGTACTCGCATCGACGGATGCGGCCGAGATCGCGCTGCCAGCCATGCGTGCAGGAATCCGTGACTTGTTGGAGCCATCTGCAGATGCAGTGGCCATTCGAGCACTGTTGGAGCGTGCCAGCCTTGCAGCCGCCGGGCGACGCAGGGGCTTGGGTGCCCAAGTGGACGCAGGTCCACAGGGAGGCCGGATCATCGCCGTCATGTCTCCCAAGGGTGGCGTGGGCAAAACAACCATCTCCACCAACCTGGCCATTGGCTTGGGGCGTACCGCGCCCATGAAGGTAGTCATAGCCGATCTGGATCTCCAATTCGGCGACGTCGCATCCGGTCTGCTCATAGACCCTGAACGGACCATCGCGGATGCTGTCACTGGCGCGGCAGTCCAAGACAGCATGGTGCTGAAGTCGTACCTTTCAGCCCATCCTGCTGGTATCTACGCACTCTGCGCGCCGCGCAACCCATCTCAAATCGAACAGATCTCCGCAGAACAAGTGGGGCATCTCCTTGAACAGTTGGCCAAGGAATTCGATTACGTGATTGTGGATACGGCCCCCGGTCTCGGTGAACATGTCCTGGCCACTCTGGAACGTGCCTCCGACGTCGTCTGGGTATGCGGAATGGACATCCCCAGCATCAGGGGGCTCCGGAACGGCCTGGAGATTTTGGACGAGATTGGGTTGGTCCCGGAACAGCGCCATGTTGTCCTGAACTTCGCGGACAAGCGGAGCGGGCTCACCTTGGTGGATGTGGAAGCCACCATCGGTTGCCCGGTGGATGTCACGTTGCCCCGGTCCCGCTCACTCCCCTACTCAACCAACAGAGGCATCCCCATACTCCAAGATGGAGCGAAGGATGTCACCCTTCGGGGTCTCCGCCAGCTTGTGGAGCGGTTCAAGCCCGGATGGGAAGAACGGCCACACAAGCAGTTGCATCGAAGGGCGGTAGTCAAGTGA
- the cpaB gene encoding Flp pilus assembly protein CpaB, which produces MKTRLLGGIVAVVLAIVGTLLLVTYVQAADARAQKDLQPVDVLVIQSQVPEGADLQQIRSAVKLASLPAASVPNGALKSLSGMEGKVAGAELMPGEALLGNRLVDPNSLAAPGSVPVPDGLQEVSVQLDAQRVVGGRLAAGDTVGVMVLLGQPGQAESDASAQLVFHKVLVTSVQRATSRNTNTAQASSEQANTQLPEGSFIVTLARSDVDATKIVYGAKYGDIWLTKEPAEAQESARVTIKKAEVLQ; this is translated from the coding sequence GTGAAAACTCGCCTACTGGGAGGCATAGTCGCAGTAGTGCTGGCAATAGTCGGCACGCTGTTACTGGTCACATATGTTCAAGCAGCAGACGCGCGGGCTCAAAAGGACCTCCAGCCCGTCGATGTCCTCGTTATTCAAAGCCAGGTTCCAGAGGGAGCCGATCTTCAGCAGATCAGGTCTGCTGTAAAACTTGCTTCGCTACCTGCGGCTTCGGTGCCAAACGGCGCCCTCAAGAGCCTCTCCGGCATGGAAGGCAAAGTCGCCGGGGCAGAACTCATGCCGGGTGAAGCGCTGCTGGGAAACCGTCTGGTGGACCCCAACAGCCTGGCGGCTCCGGGATCAGTCCCCGTTCCAGACGGACTTCAAGAAGTTTCAGTTCAACTGGACGCGCAGCGTGTGGTTGGCGGGCGCTTGGCTGCCGGCGACACCGTCGGCGTCATGGTACTGCTTGGCCAGCCCGGGCAGGCCGAATCTGACGCATCAGCGCAGCTCGTCTTCCACAAGGTTCTTGTGACCAGCGTTCAGCGGGCCACCTCAAGAAATACCAATACGGCGCAGGCAAGCTCCGAGCAGGCCAATACCCAGCTGCCGGAAGGTTCCTTCATAGTGACCCTGGCCCGTAGCGATGTAGACGCAACCAAGATTGTTTATGGCGCCAAGTACGGGGACATCTGGCTGACCAAAGAACCCGCAGAAGCACAGGAAAGCGCACGCGTCACCATCAAGAAGGCAGAGGTACTCCAATGA